One window of Branchiostoma lanceolatum isolate klBraLanc5 chromosome 6, klBraLanc5.hap2, whole genome shotgun sequence genomic DNA carries:
- the LOC136437410 gene encoding uridylate-specific endoribonuclease B-like: MVSVSDFCAKLWSLDKNRLVRGRDYDIDLEDDLLFSFVDEANLKSIPTFKALRRLFRKYDHVYVTAPHESAEAWTFLNHCLETPVMQETHKFLAQGGVVPVSQKGFRNRLYTLWFGPYYRPNTGRCSTAFEHTFVGEPCHDYVYGFHNWVRLYEQERDHRLTYEGWEFSVSNDHIIGIDIDWNGYMSKTGTSFFVGTSPEFELAIYTTCFLAGDEETRVRLGIPWNVTIATYDVDGEIAACYPKVEDVLIEEGRDFLEYLDQRNIGPELGKYKLKNIYENDYTNTYGQYGRWPGTPFSWVLCTLEMEEKVDVWTNYHGVDIVEFLE; the protein is encoded by the exons ATGGTATCTGTGTCTGACTTTTGTGCAAAACTTTGGTCACTGGACAAGAACAGACTGGTTCGAGGGAGAGACTACGACATAGACCTGGAG gatGATTTGCTGTTCTCATTTGTGGATGAGGCTAATCTGAAGAGCATCCCGACCTTTAAAG CTCTTCGACGCCTGTTTCGCAAATACGATCACGTGTATGTCACGGCTCCACATGAGTCAGCTGAAGCTTGGACTTTCCTGAACCATTGCTTGGAGACACCCGTCATGCAAGAGACACACAAATTCCTGGCTCAGGGAG GTGTGGTGCCTGTTTCTCAGAAAGGCTTCAGGAACAGACTGTACACACTGTGGTTTGGGCCCTACTACAGGCCTAATACGGGCAG ATGTTCCACAGCGTTTGAGCACACGTTTGTAGGAGAGCCATGTCATGACTACGTGTACGGCTTCCACAACTGGGTCCGTCTGTATGAACAGGAGCGGGATCATCGGCTGACCTATGAGGGCTGGGAG TTCAGTGTCAGTAATGATCACATCATTGGCATTGACATTGATTGGAATGGCTACATGAGCAAAACGGGAACGAGCTTCTTCGTCGGTACAAGCCCGGAGTTTGAGCTGGCCATTTACACCACATGCTTTTTGGCTGGAGACGAAGAAACTCGAGTCCGCCTTGGAATCCCCTGGAATGTCACAATTGCGACTTACGATGTGGATGGTGAAATTGCTGCCTGTTATCCGAAGGTTGAG GACGTGTTAATTGAAGAAGGCAGAGACTTCCTGGAATACCTTGATCAGCGGAACATCGGCCCGGAGCTGGGAAAGTACAAGCTGAAGAACATCTATGAGAATGACTACACAAACACGTATGGCCAGTATGGACGGTGGCCTGGAACACCCTTCTCTTGGGTCCTTTGTACCCTTGAGATGGAGGAGAAGGTCGATGTGTGGACCAACTATCACGGCGTAGACATCGTCGAGTTTCTCGAGTAG